Proteins encoded in a region of the Gallalistipes aquisgranensis genome:
- a CDS encoding 3'-5' exonuclease, which yields MKDFAAIDFETANSRRTSVCSVGVVIVRGGEIAGSIYRLIRPRPNFYSRFTTEIHGMTYEDTADAPDFPEVWAGIAPRIEGLPLVAHNSPFDEGCLRAVFQLYGMPYPEYRFFCTLRASRRVFGRELPDHRLHTVSARCGFDLQNHHHALADAEACAAIALKLL from the coding sequence ATGAAAGATTTTGCAGCCATAGATTTCGAGACGGCCAACAGTCGGCGCACCAGTGTATGCAGCGTGGGGGTGGTGATCGTACGCGGAGGGGAGATTGCGGGGAGTATTTACCGTCTGATCCGGCCCCGACCCAACTTTTACAGCCGTTTCACCACGGAAATTCACGGAATGACTTATGAAGACACGGCCGATGCCCCCGATTTTCCGGAGGTGTGGGCCGGTATCGCTCCCCGCATCGAGGGTCTTCCGCTCGTGGCCCATAACAGCCCGTTCGACGAAGGGTGTCTCCGGGCGGTTTTCCAGCTCTACGGCATGCCGTATCCCGAATACCGTTTCTTTTGTACGCTCCGCGCCTCGCGCCGGGTTTTCGGCAGGGAGTTGCCCGACCACCGGCTGCATACCGTCTCGGCACGGTGCGGTTTCGATCTGCAGAATCATCACCATGCCCTGGCCGATGCCGAAGCCTGTGCGGCTATCGCCTTGAAATTGTTGTAA
- a CDS encoding sugar porter family MFS transporter: protein MKKPNSNLNYVCFLASVAALGGFLFGYDTAVISGTIGQVTGYFSLDTLQVGWYVGCALIGSIFGGAFAGIIGDRFGRRNAMLCSAMLFSASALGCAVSATFAQLVLSRLIGGVGIGVASIISPLYISEVSIARYRGRLVSLYQLAITVGFLGAYLANYLLLQSASANASLESPWLVKILSTELWRGMLGLGIIPSLLFFIVIFFIPESPRWLLLRNRRTAAGRIMSRIYGSPEETAAQIEATEQAIAQSTGNEWSLLLRPGIRKALLIGVSIAILGQFMGVNAVLYYGPTIFEQSGLSGGDSLFYQVMVGMVNMLTTVLALFIIDRIGRKKLVYYGVSGMIASLLLIAFYFLYGEAMRISSVVLLVLFLFYIFCCAVSICAVVWVLLSEMYPTRVRGVAMSIAGLALWIGTYLIGQLTPWMLSTLTPAGTFVLFAMMCVPYILIMWKLVPETTGRSLEEIEHYWNKDE from the coding sequence ATGAAGAAACCAAACTCTAACCTGAATTATGTCTGTTTTCTGGCTTCGGTAGCGGCCCTCGGCGGCTTTCTGTTCGGATACGACACGGCCGTCATTTCCGGAACGATCGGTCAGGTCACCGGCTACTTTTCGCTCGACACCCTGCAAGTGGGATGGTACGTGGGCTGCGCCCTGATCGGGTCCATTTTCGGAGGCGCCTTCGCCGGCATCATCGGAGACCGTTTCGGCCGCCGCAACGCCATGCTCTGTTCCGCCATGCTCTTCTCGGCCTCGGCTCTGGGGTGTGCGGTAAGCGCCACCTTCGCCCAACTCGTACTTTCCCGGCTGATCGGAGGCGTCGGCATCGGAGTGGCATCGATCATCTCGCCCCTGTACATCTCCGAAGTTTCGATCGCCAGGTACCGCGGACGTCTCGTTTCGCTCTATCAGCTCGCCATCACGGTCGGCTTCCTGGGCGCCTACCTGGCCAATTACCTGCTGCTGCAATCCGCTTCCGCCAACGCCTCGCTCGAGAGCCCCTGGCTGGTGAAGATTCTTTCGACGGAACTCTGGCGCGGAATGCTGGGTTTGGGAATCATTCCCTCCCTGCTCTTTTTCATCGTCATATTCTTCATTCCGGAAAGTCCCCGCTGGCTGCTTCTCAGGAACCGCAGAACAGCGGCCGGACGGATCATGAGCCGGATATACGGCTCGCCGGAAGAGACCGCCGCGCAGATCGAGGCCACCGAACAGGCCATCGCCCAATCCACCGGCAACGAATGGTCCCTGCTGCTGCGCCCCGGAATCCGCAAGGCGCTGCTGATCGGTGTCTCCATCGCCATATTAGGACAGTTCATGGGCGTGAACGCCGTACTTTATTACGGCCCCACGATTTTCGAACAGAGCGGACTTTCCGGCGGCGACTCCCTGTTCTACCAGGTAATGGTCGGAATGGTCAACATGCTCACCACCGTGCTGGCCCTCTTCATCATCGACCGGATAGGGCGCAAAAAGCTGGTGTATTACGGAGTGAGCGGCATGATCGCCTCCCTGCTGCTGATCGCCTTCTATTTCCTGTACGGGGAAGCGATGCGGATAAGCAGCGTGGTGCTGCTCGTCCTCTTCCTGTTCTACATATTCTGCTGCGCCGTCTCGATCTGCGCCGTGGTATGGGTGCTCCTCTCGGAGATGTATCCCACCCGCGTGCGCGGCGTAGCCATGTCGATCGCCGGACTCGCCCTGTGGATCGGCACCTACCTGATCGGACAGCTCACCCCCTGGATGCTCTCGACGCTGACTCCGGCCGGCACCTTCGTACTTTTCGCCATGATGTGCGTGCCCTACATTCTCATCATGTGGAAACTGGTACCCGAAACCACGGGCCGGTCGCTCGAAGAGATCGAGCACTACTGGAACAAAGACGAATAG
- the typA gene encoding translational GTPase TypA translates to MQKLRNIAIIAHVDHGKTTLVDKMILQGHLLRDGKETGELIMDNNDLERERGITILSKNVSVNYNGYKINIIDTPGHSDFGGEVERVLNMADGVLLLVDAFEGTMPQTRFVLQKALALGKKPIVVINKVDKPNCRPEEVHEQVFDLMFTLDATEEQLDFKTIYGSAKNGWMSHKWNEPTDSITPLLDTIIDEIPEPAYVEGTPQLLITSLEYSNYVGRVAVGKLTRGTLRSGMPVTLAKRDGKTMVKTRIKDLMVFDGLGKSKVEEVRCGEICALVGIEGFEIGDTVCDFENPEPLPPIAIDEPTMSMLFTINDSPFFGKDGKYVTSRHLKERLDKELEKNLALRVKPGESSDSFIVYGRGVLHLSVLIETMRREGYELQVGQPQVIIKEIDGVKCEPVEELMIDLPDEYSGKAIEMVTKRKGNLLNMTANHDRTRLEFEIPSRGLIGLRSNLLTATAGEAVVTHRLRGFEPYKGEIEMRTNGSLIAMETGTAYAYALNKLQDRGKFFVSPQDEIYAGQVVGESTRDQDIVINLTKSKKLTNMRASGSDDKVSLAPPVIFSLEEALEYIKADEYVEVTPKAMRLRKILLDENDRKRAAK, encoded by the coding sequence ATGCAGAAATTACGCAACATCGCGATCATCGCCCATGTCGACCACGGCAAGACCACGCTCGTGGACAAAATGATCCTGCAGGGTCATCTGCTGCGCGACGGCAAGGAGACGGGCGAACTGATCATGGACAACAACGACCTGGAACGGGAGCGCGGGATCACGATCCTGTCCAAAAACGTATCGGTCAACTACAACGGTTATAAAATCAACATCATAGACACTCCGGGGCACTCCGATTTCGGCGGCGAGGTGGAACGGGTGCTCAACATGGCCGACGGCGTGCTGCTGCTGGTGGACGCCTTCGAAGGGACGATGCCCCAGACGCGCTTCGTCCTCCAGAAAGCCCTCGCACTGGGGAAGAAGCCCATCGTGGTCATCAACAAGGTGGACAAACCCAACTGCCGGCCGGAAGAGGTGCACGAACAGGTCTTCGACCTGATGTTCACGCTCGACGCCACGGAGGAGCAGCTCGACTTCAAGACCATCTACGGCAGCGCAAAGAACGGCTGGATGTCCCACAAGTGGAACGAACCGACGGACAGCATCACTCCCCTGCTCGACACGATCATCGACGAGATTCCCGAGCCGGCCTACGTGGAGGGAACGCCCCAGCTGCTCATCACCTCGCTGGAATACTCGAACTACGTGGGCCGCGTGGCCGTGGGCAAGCTCACCCGGGGAACACTGCGGTCCGGAATGCCCGTGACGCTGGCCAAACGTGACGGAAAAACGATGGTCAAGACCCGGATCAAGGACCTGATGGTATTCGACGGTCTGGGCAAGAGCAAGGTGGAAGAGGTTCGGTGCGGAGAGATATGCGCCCTGGTGGGCATCGAGGGATTCGAGATCGGCGACACGGTCTGCGATTTCGAAAATCCCGAGCCGCTGCCGCCCATCGCCATCGACGAGCCCACGATGAGCATGCTTTTCACGATCAACGACTCGCCTTTCTTCGGCAAGGACGGCAAATACGTCACTTCGCGCCATCTGAAGGAGCGGCTGGACAAGGAGTTGGAGAAGAACCTCGCCCTGCGGGTGAAGCCCGGGGAGAGTTCGGACAGCTTCATCGTCTACGGACGCGGAGTGCTGCACCTGTCGGTGCTGATCGAGACCATGCGCCGCGAAGGGTACGAACTGCAGGTCGGCCAGCCGCAGGTCATCATCAAGGAGATCGACGGCGTGAAATGCGAACCGGTCGAAGAGCTGATGATCGACCTGCCGGACGAGTATTCGGGCAAGGCGATCGAAATGGTCACCAAACGCAAAGGCAACCTGCTCAACATGACGGCCAACCACGACCGCACGCGGCTCGAATTCGAGATTCCCTCGCGGGGACTGATCGGGTTGCGGAGCAACCTGCTCACGGCCACGGCCGGCGAAGCGGTCGTCACGCACCGCCTGCGCGGTTTCGAGCCTTACAAGGGTGAAATCGAGATGCGCACGAACGGTTCGCTGATCGCCATGGAGACCGGCACGGCCTACGCCTACGCCCTCAACAAGCTGCAGGACCGGGGCAAGTTCTTCGTATCCCCGCAGGACGAGATATACGCCGGACAGGTGGTGGGCGAAAGCACCCGGGACCAGGACATCGTCATCAACCTGACCAAAAGCAAGAAGCTGACCAACATGCGGGCCAGCGGCTCGGACGACAAGGTAAGCCTCGCCCCGCCCGTGATCTTCTCGCTGGAGGAGGCGCTCGAATACATCAAGGCGGACGAATACGTCGAAGTGACCCCGAAGGCCATGCGTCTGCGGAAAATTCTCCTCGACGAGAACGACCGGAAGAGAGCGGCCAAATAG